The Lycorma delicatula isolate Av1 chromosome 8, ASM4794821v1, whole genome shotgun sequence DNA segment GCATATGTAGTGgatcaatcattaaaaaaataaaaacaaaaattgtggaTCATTCCAAATTTGTACTTTGCTATTagttttaaacaacaaaaatgttatcataatgtattttcttatatatcATTCCTTGAAATAAATGAGgtatataagtaacttatttttgCATTGCTATCtaaaccagaggttcccaaacttatttttctcatagaccactttcaaaattttgctggttccggtggaccccctgcagctacatttttaccatatttccagtcgacggaaaatgtgaagattagatctaactatgaaaatatGCGTTATGGCTGTGTTCCACGAACTACCAGCttcgaaaaaaaagtgagaattgattggttaatttttgattgactgtgctgtgagtggatgtcaaaaaagtaaagttggcaaataaaaaaaaatgcttccatccaactttacatttttgacatctactcacagcacaagaaagcaatcaattctcacttattttatttagaaaacttcccattcaaagtggtaaaaagcaaaagaaatatagtatatttttttgtgttgcatttattcaagtATGTTAtcattacacaattaattattattgttatcatattgcaatgtaatataataaaattgtcataatataattaaaacattatctgcctcgattgatacgcaaagtcaagccaacattttagttcttcactatcgaaaccagatgaattttcgtggaccccgcttacgaattgtgaacccccatttttatGTCACgtcaacgtagacccccgtcgagtctcccgtggacccctggaggtccacctggaccactttgggaatcaatgatctAAACAAAagcagaaactttttttttaatttgttatgtttataagaGTCTTATTGTGTTAATAAGATTGACCAATCAttctcataaatatttatctttagtagAGCAAATTTTGTATACTGTTACTTAATGAATTTGATGATCTCTCAGTCACACTCTCCTCCCTCTCATACTCTGTGAGAGTATGTGTGTTGTAAAAGGTATCAGAAGAAATTATGTATAAGGAATCTATAGTAGTGCATTATATCCATTCTAAACATCTGAATGACGTGATgtatttgaaaacttatttttactaattataaagttAGTATttctcaatattaattttaaacttttttcaaattcctAATTGAAAATCAAGTTGAAGAAggtgttaataaacaaaatacctTTTGGTTGAACATAGAAAAGAAAATGTGACAGTAAATTGAAGAatgttaataagaaattatctaataaatattagtataagtattacctgttagaaaaacCATTTCAGAATATTCTTTAAAGCAAAAGATAAGAAAAGCCCTGTTCTGAAATACACATATTTCATCTTTTTAGTGTTAGTTCATTCCATTCTGTTAATTTAGGCATTACTGTATAAATTCATACAATGGATATTCTGTTATTGTAAGTTGTAGCCATTTCTGATGTAAGTTTTTACACAAGTTATTTAGATTGATGATTgagatgttttaatttaattttatttaaattatttaattattgtcttttttCAGAACTGATCCAGTTTTATTTCGGATTGGGTTTTATTAAAAAGTCTGAAGAACCATTTATATCAGTGAGTCCTAAATttgttcttgaaatttttttttgtggattctatttcatttattttcctgCACATAGTAGgctcattaattattattgttcaaaattatgtaacattaacattttaagcCTAAACTTATGTAAGCTTGGAAATGGAAACGCTACATTGTTTGTCAAAGTTGGGGGTTTATTTTAAGAGTTTCAAGTGACATAAatggtatttaaacaaattatttatatatttaataatatgatctgtaattttattattaaattaaattattcagccTGACtgattagtttttaagcatactCTACATTTGAAAAGTAGGAAGTATAGAAAGAAGTATCTGTAACAAGACACTAATTGCCCTCAGTGACTACTAGTTTTCAGGAGGAATGTATAatattgcttaaatttttaaagatattttggtGGTCAAACTTGAACCTGTTGTAGCATTTAAAACACGTACGATATTGTTGATTATTGACTTATACTAATTTGACAGCTATATTGCGTAGGCTGTAGCATGCCTAGCAAATAAAATTGAATCTCATGCTTAGTCcaattgaaaagtataaaattcaaaGTTTATTGTTAATCTTAAGAATTTTTACCGATCTCAAAATTATgagtaatttaagatttttaaatgatcttaaattcttttttcaaaaacttgGCTGATTTGAGATGTAATGTGATAAGTTTTTTTAagggtaaaatattaaatttaaaaagaaaaaagtacaaatcaATGTCCACTGCATGATTGAGATGGGAAGCCATAGGAAAAAATGAGacaatttccattttttcacatatttccagaaataaggatttattaaaaaaaagtcaggaAAACTTCTATAAGCTTATAAATCAACTTTAATTCAgtctttgtgttttttaaagtttattttcagataaattttctgGGCATTTCCTTATCTATCCTATTTAAAGACTGTATAAGATCAAATTGTAGTCATAAATGAGGCATTCTTCCTTTATAGTGAAAACAAAAGTTAAAGTAATGTTTTGTCATTAGACTTTTTGGGCATTTTCTTATCACAGCTCAAAAATTGTGTAAGGTAAAATATACACCAATTAGTGTGTGGAAagaatatttcttgttttgtattgATGTGAACATTTTTCTTCAGGGATGTAATAAAGTGTCCAAGTTTCAATTCCCATCACAATGTTGCAAAGGAAGTAATTTCCTTTGTCACAATAACATTTCAGAAGCTGCTCACAACATTCCTTtcgttttttgttcttttctttgaGTTTACATGGCACCCACCATGATTTTTCAGCAGTCCAGTTGTACAATAATGTGCCCTTCTTGTTCTTTCGATAGGCTAGGCATACCTGGATGGTGGATGCATTGTTGTGTAATGCAAAGGTCATTTTGACTCATCAGTTTATATTCATctccttttggtgcttctcatTAGTTACAGACCATTTGAACACTGCAAAATTCATCCTTAATACTTGCTTTATCAGCATctgatgtaaaaaatgttattgcccacctattcacagtttTATCGCTGTAAAAGGCTTTTAGAAGATGATGAATGTTACTTTTTGGCCTGTTAAAACTAAATCGCTGCACATTAATTTAGTTGCATTGACATAGCCGGAATATTTGACTCCATATCAATGGGGACTGGAAAAAATGAGAGGGCATGGTTCATTGAGTTTTGGAGAGTTAGTAGTAGGGGGAAATGAAACCACAGATGGCAGCACCTGTTGCTTTGTGCGACATTTTGTTCTCTCATTATGGTCCAgtatgcattacatttcagctgccTCTCATTAAAGACTTATGTaaacactaattttattaaaaaatagccattatagaaaattaaaattataaataaatgtaaaaaaaattcctttcaaaattttttaagtttgcaaGATGATcctaaaaaatgttgtttaattgttaagcaacaaattaatttcagatagGTTAACTTCATTTTGACTGcaaatatgaacattttattgaactataatttctcaaaatatttagtaagtttaatttaaattaatttaataaataaaagaaattaaattaatgtttattaaaatgttatttatttgatacCTTAACGTTTTATTACAGGGTAATATGGGTATAGCTGAACAATGCAATGTTTGGTCCAATGTTATAAGTGTCTGAAGGGTCTTCAGAGTCAGCccagtttaaatgaaaaatatgaaaactgtaaCCAGagactaaattattaataaaataattcataatccTGCATTTAAGGTATGACTTATTCTGTGATATGCAAGTTGGTATGTGTAAAGTAttcatttcaaaaacaaattttttaaataaaaataaataaaaaataatttcaaaatttagatttagttaaaattataacaaaaataattcatctaGTGATGTTTAGAATaacttataaattgttatttatatgcaTTCTAgggataaaagtattaaaaatatttaacatttttcaaaaatgatttttttacaaaatttatctaaCATGAAAAAACTTTATTGGGCATCTTGTTGTTTctgaatgaacatttaaaaaaggatCTAATTCTTGGTTGAAATGAACAAATCTGAGTAAAATATTTGGTTTGTAAGGATTTACATGCACTAGTTTTgcacaaaatgtttttgtatctGTTTGTGTACAGTGAAACAGATTTTCGCTGATTGATGGAAATGACAAAACCtcagaatatttacaaaattttttgtaaatattctagtagtaaattaacttatatgtaatattaagaGTGAATAATTGTAACTGAGTAAATAACTATTCGGTTACACTGAACGGTTATAAACAATACTTAAATACTGTAGCAGTCATTTCTTTACAACTACTGTCCCTtcatattgtattgttttttaaacatctgTAAAGGTGCTGTAGgaaatgtacacattttttttaagatgaaaagtccataaaattttatttcattaataacttctgatattttttcatatttcattttttattgttattattgaattattattattgtaattttttttcagtcagaagaattattaataaatcaatatatttaaataaaaaaaaaaaaaagtggatgaagtctgattcgaaccaatgtactTTCCCtgtataagatccaaatatttcattaattaaaatttaatttggccataactctggaaccaatgaaaataagtaccagttatttcattttttagagcttttcaacaatataagtaccacttatattgtTGAGAAGctctaaattaatgtttattaaaatgttatttatttgatacCTTAACGTTTTATTACAGGGTAATATGGGTATAGCTGAACAATGCAATGTTTGGTCCAATGTTAtaagtttttcaacaatataagtaccacttatattgttgaaaagctctcaatgagttcttattactgcagttaggaaaaagtccaaaatccaattttttttttggattttgggtgttttggacatttttggttcagtcaattgcaatcaaaagggaaggtacacaactagatgtcacaacagtcctaaatccaaaatctcaacatcctacagctaatcgtttttgagttatgtgagatacatatgtacgtacatacatacatacataagtatgtatagacgtcataccgaaactagtaaaaatggttatttccgttgaaatctgaaatttttcatgatcacaatactttttttactttgtacaagtaaaaatgaaaagtgcaCTGGAGATAAGCATTAGGAATATGGTTATAGttctatttaatgtaaatatgatGGGCAGTGACAATGAAAGCTTAAAAGCTTTATGTGATACATCAGTAAAGCCTGATTACTTATTTGTCAAATAATAAAGCATAGATGATGAGTAAAATTCATTAATGGGAAGAagctttttataaacaaaaaaaaatgttacggtaGGCAACTACCATGCACATCCCAAATTGACAAATTTTAGCAGTGTACCAAATTTGTTTCTTACTTCAAAACATTAAATCTGTTTTTCAATGTATGGATCAAGGTGTGATTGGAATATTTTAGAGATTCATTTCATCTCAGacatatcttataatttatttacaaataatgtgCAATTTAGCTTCAATTTACATGCAGAAGTGCTTTAAAAAAGCAAACTTATTCCATTTCAACCTGGTTATGGACTTCAGTGAGAATAACATTTCTTTATCAGAGTGGATTAGGAgccaaaacattaatatttttgataaatgtacTTGCTGAGTTAGATGATTATGGagttaaaataaaagcattacaaCTTCTGGTATATTGATgtgaaatctttatttaaatttctacttataCATCAGAAGGAACAAAGAATTCTGATGATGATGGAAGTACTATTTCTGATATTATCAGAATAATCTTTCATGGGATGAAGCTGAAAAaggattaaaaacttttttttggagcCATGTTTAGATTAAATTGGTGAGttaatttctacatttaataactcattgaaataaaaaaaaaaacatttttaaacatgaagTAAGTGGTCAAattcacattttcatttatttcaatagcATTTAAGATAGATTGATTTAATTCTTAGCTGATTTTGgattaaattttgtcaaatttgAGTCAAGTCTTTGCAGATGGCAGGGGTCTGGAAGAGCTGTACTTCAGTTGGCATATGCAGTATCAAGTTAATCAATTGTAGACTAATCATTGTCCCAGCTATATATCTATACTACTATTTCTTGTTGTTATTTGATGAAAacatttcagaatatttttatatatttgatatatactacctgcaaaattaaaaaaaaaaaaaaaaattaatttgaatgtattatttaatatttattatttcagtgatAGCTGATCATTTCCTTACATATAGTATTCATTTTAAcagttatatttagattaataaaatttatctatggTCTTAGGTGAATTAACTCAActgttttaatattcaattaaaaacatcaattttcatttatatgatttaattatttactttataaatctaTTACCGTatgaatatattatgaaatattgtgaGAAACTACGTGTGGGTTAATGTTAGATTATTACTTTATACtgctttatattaataacaatttagtgtgacaacttaattttaagagtttttaacttttattgttttatttaaaaaaattatcttaaagtgGTAAAATTGCTGATGacaaataaaatgtgaatatctttaaaaatatgatcTAGACTGGTGAAAGACTGAAAAGTGtgatcactttttcttttttgatgatttttgtaATTCTGACAAAACTGATTATGCTCACAaatgaacagaaaaattattctgatttggATTGATAATTGAATGAATAGTGGATGAGTGtagtaaatattaagttatatgtGATTAACTAGAATAAAGTTACACTGAAGGTCCATAAGCGTATGTGTAAAAAGGTTCATTACTTTTTACCAGAATGAAAACCGTTGTGTGTTTGTAGTAAAGAGaattgatttcataaaataatgtgtatttgtttatgtttacagGAAACATTAAATAAACGTATAACAGTTGTTAATAAtgttgaatttaagaaaaatttaatcaacataaataatattagagaAGAACTTCTAGAAATTAACAAtagtataaatgaattaaatgaaattctattaTCACATGGAggtttgttttatgtatttagatTATTTGTAAGCTAACCTACTATAACTATTATGTTGTTAACTTttgataaattatcttatttctttttaggataaaatatttgacaaaatcAGTTGTGCTGAAGATTAGAAAAGAAAttagtttgatttaattcttagctgattttggattaaattttgttgaaatttgagtTACGCCTTTGCAGATGGCAGGAGTCTGGTAAGAGATGTACTTCAACTGGCATCTGCAGAATCTAATTAATCAACTGTAGACTATTCATTGATCCAGCTATATCGATACTActatttcttattgttatttgataaaaacatttcaacatatttttatatatttgatatactacctagaaattaaaaaaaaaaattaatttcaatgtattatttattatttcagtgatTTCAGCTGATCACTTCCTTAAGAGTGTTGATGTTTTTAGTAGTAGGTTTGAATTTATGCAGTATGCAATGTGCTCAATTCCTTTTTTGTACAAACAATTTATGAAAACTGCATAAATACCTTTTAGACtttcttgttaaataatatttaattgaaagagaactagatttttgaatttgttttaatacagttgaatattgttaaacttatttttaaattgattattgaCAATATTGTTTAAAGATCtactattcataaaataattacccAAATAACCTgaattttaatgaagataaaaataactcTTTCAGTCAATTTGTTAATTAGATCTttttcagatttgttttatgaaagttattaagCTCAAAAATTGTGTTTGAAAAGATGAAGGGAAAAACTCTTTTcccaagttttttatttaatgaaaatgttgtatttttggttgatttgatttttcttataaaaaatagagCAATTCTAAGGCTGTATAGTGATAGCATGTTGGCTTGTAAGCTGGTCCTGGATTTATTTCCCACTGGggttttattatcattgaaaaaaaaaatattttgtttttattggtacctgtactattttattattggGCTAATGCTTAATAATCAGGTATTAGGCTGATGTGGTGAAATAAgttaatccattttattttctaatatatttttataaagaatttctttttttggtagcatatttacagaatttttttcagcTTGCCTTATAAGTAAAGTTTCCATATCTTATAAAAgatctttataaaattcagatttagTTATTTCCAATAATGTCTAGTTACCTGAAGCATTCTAGAAAGTGAAATATGGAACAAGTTATTAATTACtgtgtatttattagtaaaacagagaatttttgttttttaatgtacttaTGTTAGCTTTTCATTTTAAGGATATTGATGAAAGTTCAGCACCTTTATCAGTAACAGAGGAGTTAAAAAAGAGTGATCATGAAACTGTTCATATACTTTTAACTGAATGGGTTAATAATATCAAATCAAGAGGTTCATTTCATCATGACATGAATTACGTGGCTCACTTTTCTCAGCTTTCATCTGGTTATGAATCTGACCATGATGAGTCAAATTTTGAGGATTCGTTTCATAAAGATTTCAGtgcaaaaatactattattatataataattgtaagtcAGTGTCAGAGGTagatatagaaatttatatatttttagaattaagcctattaatttatatgtatatatatatttttttacagaagaaaatgAACAATGtgtgaataagtaataaaattggatttatgCTTCTAAAAATCTACTACTGATCATTATTCTTTGCTCTGCCAATTCAGTTAATTACAGGATTGTGACATCcataattcctaaaaaaaaatttcatatatttattatcttatagaatttaattctccATTAGATGTAATAACTTCTTGAAAAAGTGAAAATTCTGAATAGTGTACAATGTTGGAGCCAGATTGTTTGTAGTTTAGGGGTGGTGTTTAAAATAGCTTCACTACTTTGTCatggaaattatgttttttcaattttgaacttgcacaaaaattggagaaattgggTACAACAGACAGAAGCTTGTTTAACCAAAATAATGTCGGCCGATTCAGTTCCAAATAAGCATgaatgttagaaaataaatttcatgttctagggatgataaaaaaatgagaacTTTTTAATTCTGCTCACTATGGTTTTTGACTGAGTTCCATCTTTTACCTATGCGATGGCAATAATATCTGCAATGTGTAGTAATATTTTCAGCCATATTAAAC contains these protein-coding regions:
- the LOC142329311 gene encoding uncharacterized protein LOC142329311, giving the protein MKFYYHMEDIDESSAPLSVTEELKKSDHETVHILLTEWVNNIKSRGSFHHDMNYVAHFSQLSSGYESDHDESNFEDSFHKDFSAKILLLYNNCKSVSEFICSLKEIKEETNKILTSIENEDAVKSLLSYIHALKGIMEV